The following are encoded in a window of Bacillus sp. SORGH_AS_0510 genomic DNA:
- a CDS encoding NETI motif-containing protein, whose protein sequence is MSKKKQKFEVQENESIEDCLNRMKQQGYAPVRRTEKPIFQEVRKGNETIYEPVGRQIVFEAQLLE, encoded by the coding sequence ATGAGCAAGAAGAAGCAGAAATTTGAGGTCCAGGAAAATGAAAGTATTGAGGATTGCTTGAATAGAATGAAGCAGCAGGGATATGCTCCTGTCCGGCGAACAGAGAAACCTATTTTTCAAGAGGTAAGGAAGGGGAATGAAACCATCTACGAGCCAGTAGGTCGTCAAATTGTGTTCGAAGCCCAGTTATTGGAGTAA
- a CDS encoding DUF2179 domain-containing protein, producing the protein MVAIILVINIVYVSFFTIRMILTLKGQRYLAAFLSTIEVVIYVLGLGLVLNNLNEIQNLIAYAVGYGIGVIVGMKIEEKLALGYITVNVITKEYDKNLPKILREKGYGVTNWEANGLEGDRMAMQILTPRKFELKLYDAIKSLDPKAFIITYEPKSIHGGFWVKSVKRGKLFS; encoded by the coding sequence ATGGTAGCGATCATTCTGGTTATCAATATTGTCTATGTATCATTTTTTACTATAAGGATGATTTTGACATTAAAGGGTCAGAGATATCTCGCAGCATTTCTTAGTACGATTGAAGTAGTTATCTATGTTCTTGGACTGGGTCTGGTATTAAATAACTTGAATGAAATTCAAAATCTCATTGCCTATGCGGTTGGGTACGGCATTGGTGTCATTGTAGGAATGAAGATTGAAGAAAAGCTGGCTTTGGGATATATTACTGTCAATGTAATTACAAAGGAATATGATAAAAATCTTCCTAAAATCCTGAGAGAAAAAGGGTATGGTGTCACCAACTGGGAAGCAAATGGACTAGAAGGCGACCGGATGGCGATGCAAATACTAACTCCGAGAAAATTTGAATTAAAACTATATGATGCGATAAAAAGTTTGGATCCAAAGGCATTCATTATTACCTATGAACCGAAATCCATCCATGGAGGCTTCTGGGTCAAATCAGTGAAAAGAGGGAAATTATTTTCATGA
- a CDS encoding mechanosensitive ion channel family protein, with the protein MMGWVDFFHKYKLTSIILAALVAWISVYIINKLVHDFFKRTHFIEERKEQTIESMIRSLTKYTATLTFIFFAISQYVNHFGRVLAGAGVVGVIVGFGAQSLIRDILSGIFLIYEKQLHKGDFITINNTFNGTVEEIGLRFIKLREWSGKLLTISNGEIKQIHNYNINQMRVIERVVISYRENPEKVIEVLELACKKINEVNKPCLKLDATECIVEPFKVYGMTTLNASFRGIEYTITGLVDDAFYWDAAKQARKIIAQTLYDHEIKLAEDTMLLKQAEELHPLHARENTTQISSLKD; encoded by the coding sequence ATGATGGGTTGGGTGGATTTTTTTCATAAATATAAGTTAACCAGTATTATCCTAGCGGCTTTAGTTGCCTGGATCAGTGTATATATCATCAATAAACTCGTGCATGATTTTTTTAAGCGGACTCATTTTATTGAAGAGCGTAAAGAACAAACCATCGAAAGTATGATCCGTTCGTTAACCAAATACACGGCAACCCTTACTTTTATCTTTTTTGCCATCTCTCAATATGTTAATCATTTTGGAAGGGTTCTTGCAGGGGCCGGAGTAGTCGGGGTGATTGTCGGTTTTGGGGCACAAAGCCTAATTAGAGATATCTTATCAGGGATTTTCTTGATTTATGAGAAACAGCTACATAAGGGTGATTTTATTACGATTAATAATACCTTTAACGGCACGGTTGAAGAGATTGGCTTACGATTTATTAAACTCCGGGAATGGAGTGGCAAGCTATTAACGATTAGTAACGGTGAAATCAAGCAAATACATAATTACAATATTAATCAGATGCGAGTGATTGAAAGGGTGGTCATCAGCTATCGGGAAAACCCTGAGAAGGTAATTGAGGTTCTGGAACTGGCATGTAAAAAGATTAATGAAGTCAACAAACCTTGCTTGAAATTAGATGCAACAGAGTGTATCGTTGAACCGTTCAAAGTGTACGGGATGACTACCTTAAATGCTTCCTTTCGGGGAATTGAATATACCATAACCGGCTTGGTGGATGATGCATTTTACTGGGATGCGGCAAAGCAAGCTAGAAAAATTATTGCACAAACACTTTACGATCATGAGATTAAACTAGCGGAGGACACCATGCTGCTTAAACAGGCAGAAGAACTACACCCTTTACATGCGAGAGAAAATACAACACAAATTTCATCACTTAAGGACTGA
- a CDS encoding translocation protein TolB, with translation MIKKTLIIVLFLTSFHPCVFAVTSTAASKAAFIRDNDLWVKEGNTEERITNGEVIRYPKWSQDGYWIAYLKGTKAAEEDTFFSGDLWLYNIRMKKHFKVKPNVSKNFAWSPHGNQLTFLVNNDLFLLNPIPSSLFLATPIATNVENVSWFPDGRRLLISSRKSAELHSDIILSEVVFNKDKKSKIKPIYTIPVGKDEYYLSTSSFKWSQNKSWISFLLIRTASLSADSNTLCLLSFDGRIFKKVDEMLNDEDWFQWSPRGVQLGYIGGFGREAQKNKQLQTIIAPGLHKDTLTPKGYVDRDFIWKNNHSFFVSRSVESEWVDEDNRPLPSLYEISNKLKQRQVTFPLKNKGDFAPQIVHNQLFWIRTDRRSAKVLVSRLNRVAETDWISNLTVPSWYYEKWHWDEVFDLYEGWDDLLFPARR, from the coding sequence ATGATTAAGAAAACACTTATAATCGTTCTATTTTTAACATCCTTTCACCCATGTGTATTTGCGGTTACTTCAACTGCAGCCTCCAAGGCGGCTTTTATTAGGGACAATGATTTGTGGGTTAAAGAAGGTAATACGGAAGAACGTATTACAAATGGAGAAGTTATAAGGTATCCAAAATGGTCGCAAGACGGCTATTGGATTGCGTATTTAAAGGGTACAAAAGCTGCTGAAGAAGACACTTTCTTTAGTGGCGATTTGTGGCTTTATAATATTAGAATGAAAAAGCACTTTAAGGTGAAACCAAATGTATCTAAAAATTTCGCCTGGTCACCACATGGAAACCAACTCACTTTTCTTGTAAATAATGATTTATTCCTTTTAAATCCGATTCCTTCTAGTCTTTTTCTTGCTACTCCTATTGCTACAAATGTAGAAAATGTTTCGTGGTTTCCTGATGGTAGAAGGTTATTGATTTCTTCAAGGAAAAGCGCAGAGCTCCATTCGGACATTATCCTATCAGAAGTAGTTTTCAATAAGGACAAAAAGTCGAAGATTAAACCTATTTACACCATACCTGTAGGGAAAGATGAGTACTACTTGAGTACGAGCTCATTTAAATGGTCACAGAACAAAAGCTGGATTAGTTTTTTGTTAATTCGTACCGCTTCTTTATCTGCTGATAGTAATACTTTGTGTTTATTATCTTTTGATGGGCGGATTTTTAAGAAGGTTGATGAAATGTTAAATGACGAGGATTGGTTTCAGTGGTCACCTAGGGGCGTTCAACTTGGTTATATTGGCGGCTTTGGGAGAGAAGCACAGAAAAACAAACAATTACAGACGATTATTGCTCCAGGGTTACACAAGGATACTCTGACGCCAAAAGGGTACGTTGACCGTGATTTTATTTGGAAAAATAATCATTCATTCTTTGTTTCCCGTTCTGTTGAAAGTGAATGGGTTGATGAAGATAATCGGCCTTTACCAAGTTTATATGAGATTAGTAACAAACTGAAGCAGCGGCAAGTTACCTTCCCGTTGAAAAATAAAGGCGATTTTGCCCCTCAGATTGTTCATAATCAATTGTTTTGGATAAGGACAGATAGACGGAGCGCAAAGGTCCTTGTTTCTCGATTAAATCGTGTAGCGGAGACAGATTGGATTAGCAACCTTACAGTACCAAGCTGGTATTATGAGAAATGGCATTGGGATGAGGTATTTGATTTATATGAGGGGTGGGATGATCTACTTTTTCCAGCAAGAAGATGA
- the ptsG gene encoding glucose-specific PTS transporter subunit IIBC yields the protein MFKNAFGVLQKVGKALMLPVALLPAAGILLALGAALVNPALLDLAPFLDNSAVAMVASVMKNAGDIVFGNLPLLFAVGVAIGLAGGEGTAGLAAIIGYLIMNVTMGTVLGIDAKDINGTNYVSVLGIPTLQTGVFGGIIVGIIAATLYNKFFEIELPSYLGFFAGKRFVPIITAGTAIILGLIMLVIWPPIQSGLNAFSNNMVNANLTLSAFVFGVIERSLIPFGLHHIFYSPFWFEFGSYTTKAGQVVHGDQRIFMAQISDHVKNLTAGTFMTGKFPFMMFGLPAAALAIYHEARPERKVVVGGLMASAALTSFLTGITEPIEFSFLFVAPILFGIHAIFAGLSFMVMHLLDVKIGMTFSGGLIDYILFGLINPQTHAWIVIPVGLVFAVIYYFGFRFAIRKFNLKTPGREVEEEEGQAQTGKASSGDLAANILAAMGGKENIAHLDACITRLRVSVNDIKDVNKDQLKKLGAAGVLEVGNNIQAIFGPRSETIKGQMKDIMSGKRPSATTVNVEKQEEAPVVAPTEAKGNEVFVAPIKGEIKEITEVPDQVFAGKMMGDGFAIVPSEGLVASPVDGKIVNLFPTKHAIGILSDGGREILIHVGIDTVNLKGQGFETLVSENDRVVKGQPLLKVDLDYIKEHATSIITPIVFTNLAEGEKVEITKPGLVDVKQEGIIKITK from the coding sequence ATGTTTAAAAATGCTTTCGGCGTCTTGCAAAAAGTCGGTAAAGCTCTAATGTTGCCGGTTGCACTTTTACCGGCAGCAGGTATCTTACTTGCTTTAGGTGCTGCTCTTGTAAACCCAGCACTATTAGATTTAGCGCCATTCTTAGATAACAGTGCTGTAGCGATGGTGGCATCAGTTATGAAAAATGCTGGTGATATTGTCTTCGGTAACCTTCCGCTTCTTTTCGCAGTTGGTGTTGCGATAGGTTTAGCTGGCGGAGAAGGTACAGCCGGACTAGCAGCTATCATTGGATATTTAATTATGAATGTAACAATGGGTACTGTTTTAGGGATTGACGCAAAGGATATTAATGGTACTAATTATGTTAGCGTCCTTGGAATTCCGACTCTTCAAACAGGAGTATTCGGAGGGATTATCGTCGGTATAATTGCCGCGACATTGTACAATAAGTTCTTCGAAATTGAATTACCATCTTATTTAGGATTCTTTGCTGGAAAACGTTTTGTTCCGATTATTACGGCGGGTACAGCGATCATCTTAGGCTTAATCATGCTAGTTATTTGGCCACCAATCCAATCAGGATTGAACGCATTCTCTAATAACATGGTTAATGCAAATCTAACTCTATCTGCTTTTGTTTTCGGAGTAATTGAACGTTCATTAATTCCATTTGGTTTACACCATATCTTCTATTCGCCATTCTGGTTTGAATTTGGCAGCTATACTACAAAAGCTGGCCAAGTGGTTCATGGTGACCAACGTATTTTCATGGCACAGATTTCTGACCACGTGAAAAATCTAACTGCAGGTACATTCATGACTGGTAAATTCCCATTCATGATGTTTGGTTTACCTGCAGCAGCATTAGCGATCTATCACGAAGCAAGACCAGAAAGAAAAGTAGTTGTAGGGGGACTAATGGCTTCAGCTGCCCTAACATCTTTCTTAACTGGTATTACAGAACCAATTGAATTCTCATTCTTATTCGTAGCACCAATCCTTTTCGGTATTCACGCAATCTTCGCTGGTTTATCATTTATGGTTATGCATTTATTAGATGTAAAAATCGGTATGACATTCTCTGGTGGTTTAATTGACTACATCCTATTCGGATTAATCAACCCACAAACACATGCTTGGATTGTTATTCCTGTTGGTTTAGTCTTTGCTGTGATTTACTACTTCGGTTTCCGTTTTGCAATTCGTAAGTTCAACCTGAAAACACCAGGTCGTGAAGTGGAGGAAGAAGAAGGTCAAGCACAAACAGGTAAAGCTAGTTCTGGCGATTTGGCTGCTAACATCTTAGCGGCAATGGGTGGTAAAGAAAATATCGCTCATCTTGATGCATGTATAACACGTCTTCGCGTGTCTGTTAATGATATTAAAGATGTAAACAAAGACCAATTGAAAAAATTAGGTGCGGCAGGTGTACTTGAAGTAGGTAACAACATTCAAGCAATCTTCGGACCACGTTCTGAAACAATTAAAGGTCAAATGAAAGACATTATGTCTGGAAAAAGACCAAGCGCAACTACAGTAAATGTAGAGAAGCAAGAAGAGGCTCCAGTTGTAGCTCCAACAGAAGCAAAAGGGAACGAAGTCTTCGTGGCTCCGATTAAAGGGGAAATCAAGGAGATAACTGAAGTACCTGACCAAGTGTTTGCTGGAAAAATGATGGGTGACGGTTTTGCGATTGTTCCATCTGAAGGATTAGTGGCATCACCTGTAGACGGTAAGATTGTCAACCTATTCCCAACAAAGCATGCGATTGGTATCCTATCTGACGGTGGACGTGAAATTCTTATCCACGTTGGTATTGATACAGTTAACTTAAAGGGCCAAGGTTTCGAAACATTGGTTTCAGAAAATGACCGAGTAGTAAAAGGTCAGCCGTTATTAAAAGTGGACTTAGATTATATTAAAGAACATGCAACATCAATTATCACTCCGATTGTTTTCACTAACCTAGCTGAAGGTGAAAAAGTGGAGATTACAAAGCCAGGTCTTGTGGATGTAAAACAAGAAGGCATCATCAAGATCACAAAATAA
- the glcT gene encoding glucose PTS transporter transcription antiterminator GlcT produces the protein MASLLIDKVLNNNVIIAEHPSYEEVVVIGKGIGFNRKRGDYIDTDVIEKLFVLKNEKEQENYIKLLPFIDNEFLEVIISAIDLIKRRTNSVLNEHIHVALTDHLMFALTRASQGMEMNNPFLVETKALYRHEFEIAKEVVELIKEKTAISLPIGEVGFIALHIHSALSNRNLSEVNQYSQLVSRLVEMVEEQFEIEIDKESIDYMRLVRHLRFAIERVVKGEKVEEPEKIASLLKEEYPVCYNLSWKLIKVMQQTLKMKVFDAEAVYLTMHLQRLQHKFK, from the coding sequence TTGGCAAGTTTATTAATTGATAAAGTGTTAAATAACAATGTCATTATTGCTGAACACCCCTCCTACGAAGAAGTGGTTGTCATTGGAAAGGGCATTGGCTTCAATCGAAAACGCGGTGATTATATTGATACAGATGTAATCGAAAAGCTATTTGTCCTGAAAAATGAAAAAGAACAGGAAAATTACATTAAACTGCTTCCGTTTATCGATAATGAGTTTTTAGAAGTGATTATTTCCGCCATAGATTTAATTAAGCGAAGAACCAATTCTGTGCTGAATGAACATATTCATGTGGCATTAACAGACCATCTCATGTTTGCTTTAACAAGGGCATCGCAAGGAATGGAAATGAATAATCCGTTTTTAGTGGAAACAAAGGCACTATATCGCCATGAGTTTGAGATTGCAAAAGAAGTGGTTGAGCTAATTAAAGAAAAAACGGCAATCAGCTTGCCGATTGGTGAGGTTGGCTTTATTGCCCTTCATATTCATAGTGCACTTTCGAATCGAAACCTATCTGAAGTAAATCAATACTCACAGCTTGTCAGCCGCTTAGTTGAAATGGTAGAAGAGCAATTTGAGATAGAGATCGATAAAGAAAGTATTGATTATATGAGGCTTGTTCGCCACCTGCGCTTTGCAATTGAAAGAGTAGTGAAAGGCGAAAAAGTCGAGGAACCAGAAAAAATTGCTTCCCTCTTGAAAGAAGAATATCCAGTGTGCTATAATCTCTCATGGAAGCTCATTAAAGTGATGCAGCAAACATTAAAAATGAAGGTTTTCGATGCAGAAGCGGTTTATCTAACCATGCATCTGCAACGTCTTCAACATAAATTTAAATAG
- a CDS encoding NCS2 family permease, with protein sequence MHKYFEFEKYGTNYRREFIGGLTTFLAMAYILVVNPLTLSLASIKDFPDALRMDYGAVFVATALASALGSIIMGLLGKYPLALAPGMGLNAFFAYTVVLGSGIPWQHALGAVLISGVFFFLLTLTGLREKIINAIPIDLKHAVGAGIGLFITFIGLQNAGIIVNNDATLVGLGDLTAGNTLLSIFGILITVIMMTRGINGAVFFGMVITVIVGMIFGLIKVPHQVVDTVPSLSPTFGAAFSSFGDSSFYTTSMLGIILTFLFVDFFDNAGTLVAVANQAGIMKDNKLPRAGRALISDSIATSVGAVLGTSTTTSYIESSAGVASGARTGFASLVTAGMFILSLFFFPLLSVVTAPVTAPALIIVGVLMVSSLGKIDWQRFEIAVPAFLTMIAMPLSYSIATGIAVGFIFYPITMIVKGRVKEINPIMYFFFVIFVLYFIFLK encoded by the coding sequence ATGCATAAGTATTTTGAGTTTGAAAAGTACGGTACCAATTACCGCCGCGAATTTATCGGGGGATTAACTACTTTCTTGGCGATGGCCTATATTTTGGTCGTTAACCCGTTAACCTTATCACTTGCTTCTATAAAGGATTTTCCAGATGCACTTAGAATGGATTATGGTGCTGTGTTTGTAGCAACAGCTTTAGCATCTGCTTTAGGTTCTATTATCATGGGTCTCCTTGGTAAGTATCCATTGGCATTAGCACCAGGTATGGGATTAAATGCTTTCTTTGCTTACACCGTTGTTTTAGGAAGTGGGATTCCTTGGCAGCATGCACTTGGCGCAGTACTTATTTCTGGGGTGTTTTTCTTCTTATTAACTTTAACTGGACTTCGTGAAAAAATTATTAATGCGATTCCGATTGATTTGAAGCACGCAGTTGGTGCTGGTATTGGTTTGTTTATCACATTTATCGGGTTACAAAATGCTGGAATTATTGTAAACAATGATGCGACACTAGTAGGACTCGGCGATTTAACAGCAGGAAACACATTACTTTCAATATTTGGAATTCTTATTACCGTGATTATGATGACTAGAGGAATTAATGGAGCAGTTTTCTTTGGAATGGTTATCACAGTTATTGTTGGTATGATTTTTGGCTTAATTAAGGTGCCACATCAAGTGGTTGATACAGTACCAAGCTTATCACCAACCTTTGGTGCAGCGTTCTCTTCTTTTGGAGACAGCTCATTCTATACCACTTCGATGTTAGGAATTATTTTAACTTTCTTGTTTGTTGATTTCTTTGATAATGCCGGAACACTTGTAGCTGTTGCGAACCAAGCTGGAATTATGAAGGATAATAAGCTGCCGCGTGCAGGTCGTGCACTTATTTCTGACTCTATTGCGACTAGCGTCGGCGCGGTTCTTGGTACATCAACAACGACTTCTTATATCGAGTCATCAGCAGGTGTTGCTTCTGGAGCTAGAACTGGTTTTGCATCATTAGTTACTGCCGGAATGTTTATCTTATCGCTATTTTTCTTTCCGCTATTATCAGTAGTAACTGCACCTGTAACAGCACCGGCCCTGATCATTGTGGGGGTCTTGATGGTTTCATCTTTAGGAAAAATTGACTGGCAACGTTTTGAAATTGCGGTCCCAGCGTTCTTAACGATGATTGCGATGCCGTTATCATACAGTATTGCAACAGGTATTGCCGTTGGTTTCATCTTCTATCCTATCACGATGATTGTGAAAGGAAGAGTAAAAGAAATCAATCCAATCATGTATTTCTTCTTTGTAATCTTTGTTCTGTATTTTATCTTCCTAAAATAA